Proteins encoded within one genomic window of Prosthecobacter fusiformis:
- a CDS encoding DUF1549 domain-containing protein: protein MTRPRLALRLSLFSLAALPALGFASPEAAPAVVAAPVAAAPAPVDFTQVQSILESKCLECHNPSKVKGKLLMDTAEAMIKGGSSGPSLVPGKPDESELIKRVLLPADHDDIMPPKGGPLAAAETELLKRWIAEGAQWPQGLTLRHKTPEELKALADLNAKLPSLTKLEIFPDKFSLETKRDFHQVVVMATFADATTRDVTLFSNLRVADANVASLKGDVLKPVADTGSTELIATLGTTTVKAPIALNAGHKDRPISFNLDVMPVFLRGGCNAGGCHGAARGKDGFRLSLFGMDPEGDYNRLTRELVGRRVNLAIPEESTLVEKAVGAVPHSGNQCYEPESQYNQAILEWISNGAPYDGKDIAKVTGIEVYPKQIVMEGAGSTQQITVRATYSDGSDRDVTKLALFMSNNDPTATINKDGLVTSGDRGAAFTLARFDVYSVTAQVLVIPAKLEYERPKLVENNYIDTLVNENLHKLRILPSGVCTDEEFVRRAYIDVIGIYPKPDEIKGFLADANPKKRESLIDSLTQRKEFTEVWVMKWAELLQIRSDIEGNNNRPPFYKNALLYYNWLGERIGKNVPLDEIVTELLSSTGGTVSTPAVNFYQTELDQLKLTENVAQVFMGMRIQCAQCHNHPFDRWTMDDYYGFKAFFSQIGRKATDDPQEVVIFNNKSGESKHFLTQAVMKPKFLGGEAPEIKPGDDRRKILAEWIASPKNPYFARNISNIVWSHFFGLGIVDPVDDVRVSNPPSNPELLTALAENLTNYKYDMRRLVKDICMSMTYQRSTKVNETNAGDKKNFSHAQVRRVRAEILLDAISQITETPNKFQGLPLGARAVQIADGAVSNYFLNTFGRAKRESVCSCEVKMEPTLSQALHLMNGDAVNDRIKQGKVVSKLIAEKLTDDQIVENMFLRVFGRMPKDKEKESISQTLAAAPDQRQQALEDVFWALMNSKEFYFNH from the coding sequence ATGACACGCCCCCGCCTAGCCCTCCGCCTCAGCCTGTTCAGCCTCGCTGCGTTGCCCGCCTTGGGTTTCGCAAGCCCTGAAGCTGCCCCTGCCGTCGTGGCTGCCCCCGTCGCCGCAGCCCCGGCCCCGGTGGATTTCACTCAGGTTCAGTCCATCTTAGAAAGCAAATGCCTGGAGTGCCACAACCCCTCCAAGGTGAAGGGCAAGCTCCTCATGGACACGGCGGAGGCCATGATCAAAGGCGGCTCCTCCGGCCCATCCCTCGTCCCTGGCAAACCGGATGAAAGTGAACTGATCAAACGTGTACTTCTGCCTGCGGATCATGATGACATCATGCCTCCCAAAGGTGGCCCTCTAGCCGCTGCGGAGACTGAATTGCTGAAGCGCTGGATCGCCGAAGGTGCCCAGTGGCCCCAAGGTCTGACCCTGCGTCATAAAACCCCGGAAGAGCTCAAGGCCCTGGCCGATCTCAACGCCAAGTTGCCCTCCTTGACCAAGCTTGAAATCTTCCCAGACAAGTTCTCTTTGGAAACGAAACGCGACTTTCATCAAGTCGTCGTCATGGCCACCTTCGCGGATGCCACCACGCGAGATGTCACCTTGTTTTCCAATCTGCGCGTCGCAGATGCCAATGTCGCCTCTTTGAAAGGGGACGTGCTCAAGCCTGTCGCCGATACCGGTTCTACCGAGCTCATAGCCACCCTCGGCACAACGACCGTTAAGGCCCCGATCGCACTCAACGCTGGCCACAAGGACCGCCCCATTTCCTTCAATCTCGATGTCATGCCCGTGTTCCTGCGTGGTGGTTGCAATGCCGGTGGCTGCCATGGCGCTGCCCGTGGCAAAGATGGATTCCGTCTCAGCCTCTTCGGCATGGACCCTGAGGGTGACTACAACCGTCTGACTCGGGAACTCGTAGGCCGCCGTGTGAACCTCGCCATTCCGGAGGAAAGCACCCTGGTGGAAAAAGCCGTGGGCGCAGTCCCTCACTCGGGCAACCAGTGCTATGAGCCAGAATCCCAGTATAACCAGGCCATCCTGGAATGGATCAGCAACGGCGCACCCTATGATGGCAAGGACATCGCCAAAGTCACTGGCATTGAGGTCTATCCGAAGCAGATCGTCATGGAAGGTGCTGGCAGCACTCAGCAGATCACCGTCCGCGCCACCTATTCGGATGGCAGCGACCGCGATGTCACTAAGCTGGCCCTCTTCATGTCCAATAATGACCCGACGGCCACCATCAATAAAGATGGCCTGGTGACGAGCGGGGACCGTGGTGCAGCCTTCACCCTCGCCCGGTTCGATGTGTATAGCGTCACCGCCCAGGTGCTCGTCATCCCTGCCAAGCTGGAGTATGAGCGTCCGAAGCTGGTCGAAAACAATTACATCGACACCCTGGTTAATGAGAACCTCCACAAGCTGCGCATCCTGCCCAGCGGCGTCTGCACCGATGAAGAATTCGTCCGCCGTGCCTACATTGACGTCATCGGCATTTATCCAAAGCCGGACGAGATCAAAGGCTTCCTCGCCGATGCCAATCCGAAGAAGCGCGAGAGCCTGATCGACTCCCTCACCCAGCGCAAGGAATTCACAGAAGTCTGGGTCATGAAGTGGGCCGAGCTCCTTCAGATCCGCTCCGATATCGAGGGCAACAACAACCGCCCGCCCTTCTACAAAAACGCCCTCCTTTATTACAACTGGCTTGGCGAGCGCATCGGCAAAAACGTCCCTCTGGACGAGATCGTCACTGAGCTTCTTTCCTCAACCGGCGGCACCGTCTCCACCCCCGCCGTGAACTTCTACCAGACGGAGCTCGACCAGCTCAAGCTCACGGAAAACGTCGCCCAGGTCTTCATGGGCATGCGCATTCAGTGCGCCCAGTGCCATAACCATCCGTTTGATCGCTGGACCATGGATGACTACTATGGTTTCAAGGCCTTCTTCTCCCAGATCGGCCGCAAGGCCACCGATGACCCGCAGGAAGTCGTCATCTTCAACAACAAGAGCGGCGAGTCCAAGCACTTCCTCACTCAGGCAGTCATGAAGCCCAAGTTCCTCGGCGGAGAAGCCCCCGAGATCAAGCCTGGCGATGACCGCCGCAAGATCCTCGCCGAGTGGATTGCCTCCCCGAAGAACCCTTACTTCGCCCGCAACATCTCCAACATCGTCTGGTCCCACTTCTTCGGTCTCGGCATCGTCGATCCTGTGGATGACGTCCGCGTCTCCAACCCGCCTTCCAACCCCGAGCTTCTCACCGCCCTGGCCGAGAACCTGACGAACTACAAGTATGACATGCGCCGTCTCGTGAAAGACATCTGCATGTCCATGACCTATCAGCGCAGCACCAAGGTCAATGAGACCAATGCCGGGGATAAGAAAAACTTCTCCCATGCCCAGGTCCGCCGTGTTCGTGCTGAGATCCTGCTGGATGCCATTTCCCAGATCACCGAGACGCCTAACAAATTCCAGGGCCTGCCTCTCGGTGCCCGCGCCGTGCAGATCGCCGATGGTGCTGTCAGCAATTACTTCCTGAACACCTTCGGCCGTGCCAAGCGTGAGTCCGTGTGCTCCTGCGAAGTGAAAATGGAGCCGACTCTCTCCCAGGCCCTTCACCTCATGAACGGTGATGCCGTCAATGATCGCATCAAGCAGGGCAAGGTCGTCTCCAAGCTCATCGCTGAAAAACTGACCGATGATCAAATCGTCGAAAACATGTTCCTGCGCGTCTTTGGCCGCATGCCCAAGGACAAGGAAAAAGAGTCCATCAGTCAGACCCTCGCCGCCGCTCCTGATCAGCGGCAGCA
- a CDS encoding PPC domain-containing protein — MNVRHILAQLTVAFLAGITLHAAYPEFNSTQPNGVQRGTETKLTITGDRLEDFESLIFFNPGFTQKSVDKVEAKKVEVTIAVAPEVEPGNHLLRVRTRTGVSHARQFFVGPYPNVVEVEPNSEFESAQAIGLDQTIEGVIKTEDVDYFKLSVKKGQRISLEVDGLRLGYTVFDPYIAILDKDRFEKAFSDDTILHRQDGYCSFVAEYDGEYYIMVRDSSYRGGNNNYYRLQVGSFRRPDVVYPAGGMLGSTTKVRFIDKDGSFEEEVKLPAQEDPNFNLFSKGAEAAPSGNPFRLVPFDNTLEAEPNNEQAAATPVTIAEPVALNGVIETPGDVDFFKIPLKKDQQVVLQAFAQSLGSPLDTVVAIYNVKGGRVASNDDGGGRRRLDSKQTLKVPADGEYFISVTDHLERGGPNFVYRIELVSSQPEYTFASPNYNVNDSHSRQFIAVPRGGRMALLENFSRNNVSGDFKFVAPNLPAGVKLLTEIAPNDQPGIPLLFEAAPDAPLGHTTVPLQLTSVDPNVKVVGKMRQEFDVVRQGNVIYYTEVRDELPVAVVEEAPYSLEIVKPSVALVSQGILNLKVVATRKEGFKAPIRVLMLWKPNGISTLGEQTIAEGQNECTFVLDANANTPAGVWKFVVMGEADAGNGRIYNASPFCEVTTAPAYVNAPAIPLTAVEQGQETVMVAKIEQLLPFEGEAVASIVGVPETIPVESAKITKDTKEVAFKVTTHDKSPVGKQANLFVRVEIPVAGGTTTHRIALGSTLRIDAPRKVVAQPAVVAEAKPKEEAKPAAPKQLSRLEQLRQEAAGK, encoded by the coding sequence ATGAACGTTCGTCACATCCTCGCCCAACTCACGGTGGCCTTTCTCGCAGGGATCACCCTGCACGCTGCCTACCCGGAGTTCAATTCCACCCAGCCCAATGGCGTGCAGCGCGGTACTGAAACGAAGCTGACCATCACGGGCGACCGTCTGGAAGACTTCGAAAGCCTGATCTTTTTCAACCCAGGGTTCACTCAAAAGAGCGTGGATAAGGTCGAGGCTAAAAAGGTCGAAGTCACCATCGCTGTCGCTCCCGAGGTAGAGCCGGGCAATCACCTGCTTCGTGTCCGCACCCGCACGGGCGTCTCGCATGCTCGCCAGTTTTTTGTCGGCCCTTATCCCAATGTCGTCGAAGTGGAGCCGAATTCTGAGTTTGAGTCCGCCCAGGCTATCGGGTTGGATCAAACTATTGAAGGGGTGATCAAGACCGAGGATGTGGACTATTTTAAACTCAGCGTAAAGAAGGGGCAGCGCATCAGCCTGGAAGTGGATGGCCTGCGTCTTGGCTATACAGTCTTTGATCCCTACATCGCCATCCTGGATAAGGACCGTTTCGAAAAAGCCTTCTCGGATGATACCATCCTCCACCGCCAGGATGGTTACTGCTCCTTCGTGGCCGAATACGACGGCGAATATTACATCATGGTTCGCGATTCTTCGTATCGCGGTGGCAATAACAACTACTACCGCCTCCAAGTCGGCAGCTTCCGCCGTCCGGATGTCGTTTATCCCGCCGGTGGCATGCTGGGCAGCACCACGAAAGTCCGCTTCATTGACAAAGACGGCTCTTTTGAGGAAGAGGTGAAATTGCCCGCTCAGGAAGATCCAAACTTCAATCTTTTCTCCAAAGGTGCCGAAGCCGCCCCCTCAGGAAACCCTTTCCGCCTTGTCCCTTTTGACAACACTCTGGAGGCCGAGCCTAACAATGAACAGGCTGCAGCCACCCCAGTGACCATTGCTGAGCCTGTCGCCCTCAATGGCGTGATTGAAACTCCTGGTGACGTTGATTTCTTTAAGATCCCTCTGAAAAAGGATCAGCAGGTCGTCCTCCAGGCCTTCGCTCAGAGCCTCGGCTCGCCTCTCGATACTGTCGTCGCGATTTATAACGTCAAAGGCGGGCGTGTCGCCTCCAATGATGACGGTGGTGGCCGTCGTCGTCTCGATAGCAAGCAGACGCTCAAAGTGCCTGCCGATGGCGAATATTTCATCAGTGTGACTGATCACCTGGAACGTGGCGGACCTAACTTCGTGTATCGCATCGAACTCGTATCTTCACAGCCGGAATACACCTTTGCCTCGCCAAATTACAACGTTAACGACTCCCATTCCCGCCAGTTCATCGCCGTTCCGCGCGGTGGCCGCATGGCCTTGTTGGAAAATTTTTCCCGCAACAATGTCAGCGGTGATTTTAAGTTTGTGGCTCCCAACTTGCCCGCTGGCGTGAAGTTGCTGACCGAAATCGCCCCCAATGACCAGCCCGGCATCCCGCTGCTTTTTGAAGCCGCACCCGATGCTCCTCTCGGCCATACGACCGTACCTCTTCAGCTCACCTCGGTGGACCCCAATGTGAAAGTCGTCGGTAAAATGCGCCAGGAGTTTGACGTCGTCCGCCAAGGAAACGTCATTTATTATACCGAAGTGCGCGATGAACTGCCTGTGGCCGTGGTGGAGGAAGCCCCATATTCTCTGGAAATCGTCAAACCTTCCGTTGCCCTCGTCAGCCAGGGTATCCTGAATTTGAAAGTCGTCGCCACTCGCAAGGAAGGCTTCAAAGCCCCGATCCGCGTTCTCATGCTTTGGAAGCCTAACGGCATCAGCACCCTTGGGGAGCAGACCATCGCTGAAGGTCAGAATGAATGCACTTTTGTGCTGGATGCCAATGCCAATACACCCGCCGGTGTCTGGAAATTTGTCGTCATGGGCGAGGCCGATGCTGGTAATGGCCGCATTTACAATGCCTCACCCTTCTGCGAGGTCACGACAGCTCCCGCATACGTCAATGCCCCGGCTATCCCACTGACTGCCGTCGAGCAGGGCCAGGAAACCGTCATGGTTGCCAAGATTGAGCAGCTTCTTCCCTTTGAAGGTGAAGCCGTCGCCTCCATCGTCGGTGTGCCGGAAACCATTCCTGTGGAATCCGCCAAAATCACCAAAGACACCAAGGAAGTCGCTTTCAAGGTCACCACTCACGACAAATCACCTGTAGGCAAGCAGGCCAACCTTTTTGTCCGAGTGGAAATCCCCGTCGCCGGAGGCACCACCACGCATCGCATCGCTCTCGGCTCCACCCTCCGTATTGATGCCCCTCGCAAAGTCGTTGCCCAACCAGCCGTCGTTGCAGAAGCCAAGCCCAAAGAAGAGGCCAAGCCCGCCGCCCCCAAGCAGCTTTCCCGCCTCGAGCAACTCCGCCAGGAAGCCGCCGGTAAATAA
- a CDS encoding DUF1501 domain-containing protein has protein sequence MHPNCQGNHIDLRNGVSRRDFLYVGMLGGLGLTLPEMLRLQAAQKIADVESFSPIADSIIHIYLPGGMAQHESWDPKPFASPDYRGPFTPIKTSIPGEYVGEKFQNIAKIMDKLTVIRSMTHGEAAHERGTHNMFTGYRPSPAIKFPSFGSIISHEMGSRNNLPPYVAVPNVVAPDQGTGYMSSAFGPFALGSDPADKNFTVRDLLTPKDIDDKRFDRRRSLLGTVDEHFRTVEKADSINAMDSFYQAAYGLISSSQAREAFDLNKETDKLRDEYGRNTAGQRFLLARRLVEAGVRMVSVNYGGWDHHSNIKGAFDGQAPAFDQAFARLITDLADRGMLKKTLVMVSSEFGRTPKINATNGRDHWPRVFSVAMAGGGVKEGYIHGASDSLGGEPDRDAVGPEDLAKTMYRLLGINGEKRIMSDGGRPVDIVNGGRIMNEWIA, from the coding sequence ATGCACCCCAATTGCCAAGGCAATCACATTGATCTCCGCAATGGCGTCAGCCGTCGCGACTTCCTCTATGTCGGGATGCTCGGCGGGCTCGGTCTCACCCTGCCGGAGATGCTTCGCCTTCAGGCCGCGCAGAAAATCGCCGATGTGGAGTCCTTCTCTCCCATCGCGGATTCCATCATTCATATCTACCTTCCCGGCGGCATGGCCCAGCATGAGTCCTGGGATCCGAAGCCCTTCGCCTCCCCGGATTATCGTGGCCCCTTCACCCCCATTAAGACCTCCATCCCTGGAGAATACGTGGGTGAAAAATTCCAGAACATCGCCAAGATCATGGACAAGCTGACGGTCATCCGCAGCATGACCCATGGTGAGGCCGCTCATGAGCGTGGCACGCACAACATGTTCACCGGCTATCGCCCTAGCCCCGCCATCAAGTTCCCCAGCTTCGGTTCCATCATTTCTCATGAAATGGGTTCCCGTAACAATCTGCCACCCTATGTGGCCGTGCCAAACGTCGTCGCTCCAGACCAGGGCACCGGGTACATGAGCAGCGCCTTCGGTCCCTTCGCCCTGGGCAGCGATCCTGCGGATAAAAACTTCACCGTCCGTGACCTCCTCACGCCGAAGGACATTGATGACAAGCGCTTTGACCGTCGCCGCTCCCTTCTGGGCACGGTGGACGAGCATTTCCGCACCGTGGAAAAGGCTGATTCCATCAATGCCATGGATAGCTTTTATCAGGCCGCTTACGGTCTCATCAGCAGCAGTCAGGCTCGCGAGGCTTTCGACCTCAACAAGGAAACCGATAAGCTCCGTGACGAATACGGTCGCAATACCGCAGGTCAGCGTTTCCTCCTTGCCCGCCGTCTGGTGGAAGCAGGCGTGCGCATGGTTTCCGTCAATTACGGTGGCTGGGACCATCACAGCAACATCAAGGGTGCCTTTGATGGCCAGGCTCCAGCCTTTGACCAGGCCTTCGCCCGTCTCATCACGGACCTTGCGGACCGTGGCATGCTGAAAAAGACACTCGTCATGGTCAGCTCCGAATTCGGCCGCACGCCGAAGATCAATGCCACCAATGGCCGTGACCACTGGCCACGCGTCTTCTCGGTGGCCATGGCTGGCGGTGGTGTCAAAGAAGGTTACATCCACGGTGCCTCTGATTCCCTCGGTGGTGAGCCAGACCGCGATGCTGTCGGCCCGGAAGACCTTGCCAAGACCATGTATCGCCTCCTCGGCATTAACGGTGAAAAACGCATCATGTCCGACGGTGGCCGCCCAGTTGATATCGTCAACGGCGGTCGCATCATGAATGAGTGGATCGCCTGA
- a CDS encoding TonB-dependent receptor has product MACSLLAQDGQRGGLRGTVKDADFYVGVSGVSITLEPGGQTVRTDNEGRFFANDLPPGVYRMTLVNDGYIRTSQSGIVVTAGSVREVEVDMIAEVVELDEFSVQEAIAEESSVMPLSIGASLQSFASAISPELLKSAGSSGDIGSALKRLSSTAVVDSRYVVVRGLSDRYNVVVLNGARLPSSDPDKRAVNIDIFPTGLIETVVSSKTAVSSMPGEATGGYLNIVTKRIPKEPFFTISMSTGYNTLSTGSGQFLSYRGGGTGFLGSGESRELPSIMQNINSLPGTAGNLTYNDPPLDATDVRNAQLSANALAAARALSGRAMGTSYKDAPMDFSFSAIGGTRVEDFMGGTLGLIGGVTYGKKYITEVGIRGFANIGAGVPVPTQEFFFEKGSENLLAGALLSASLEFSPENQVTLTYFGNFSAQDDAVFSYGPSLSQPDLLIFREFMFYTERTLQTLQLSGEHVMPGMDNIKMDWLVAYSVSSQNQPDLRKSNYAFSLDPAVNAYVGSGDPAPPDFERTWRRLDDTNYNVALNFEIPLDEGAKNGGTGTKFKFGGSFDHSTRDYRTDNFQYTGLPDAQLIGTYLNLAPGQPLLNGPSPDDNDGLTLGDILGGIDLVDQTRDPNGLGGFLVRDNFFLSRAYDIPAREVYEASQTIPAVYGSFSFNLNDTFDTSLGTRLEVTRMNIAVQRFGDGGSNFASGRSDDFEINRADLLPAFSTRWKIADQMAIRSSITRTVARPTFKEIALVFSRDPETGNFFVGNPDLEMSSILNYDLRWEWDPAPGDQFAVSLFAKQIRNPIEFVNLGVFNTAENEESAILYGFEIEAYKNLGSIMDILESFTLGFNYGFVLSKVELSQNSQEIRRQAGLSTDRPLQGQPDYTFNANLTHEIKDWGLTSSILLNVTGPLLYTVGGRFESNLTPDIYQRPFTSLDLAFSKKITDNWSFNLRVSNLLNQPRERYFDGGLPFSVTQVGTTYTLGITGKW; this is encoded by the coding sequence TTGGCATGTTCACTCCTGGCCCAGGACGGGCAAAGAGGGGGACTGCGCGGGACCGTCAAGGACGCCGACTTTTATGTCGGCGTTTCTGGCGTCAGTATCACCCTGGAGCCTGGAGGGCAGACGGTGCGCACCGATAATGAGGGGCGCTTCTTTGCCAATGACCTGCCTCCGGGCGTTTACCGGATGACGCTCGTCAATGACGGTTACATCCGCACCAGCCAGAGCGGCATCGTTGTCACGGCCGGTTCCGTCCGCGAAGTGGAGGTGGATATGATCGCCGAGGTGGTGGAACTGGACGAGTTCAGTGTGCAGGAGGCCATCGCGGAGGAAAGCTCCGTCATGCCCTTGAGCATTGGTGCCTCGCTCCAGTCCTTCGCCAGTGCTATCTCTCCAGAGCTGCTCAAGAGCGCCGGTTCCTCGGGTGACATTGGCAGTGCGCTGAAGAGGCTGTCCAGCACGGCCGTGGTGGACAGTCGTTACGTCGTCGTCCGTGGTCTGAGTGACCGCTACAACGTAGTCGTTCTCAATGGAGCCCGTCTTCCCAGCTCGGACCCTGACAAAAGAGCGGTGAACATCGACATCTTTCCCACGGGCCTCATCGAGACCGTGGTCAGTTCAAAAACAGCCGTCTCTTCCATGCCTGGTGAGGCCACCGGCGGCTACCTCAACATCGTCACCAAGCGTATTCCCAAGGAGCCGTTTTTTACCATCTCCATGTCCACCGGGTATAACACCCTGTCCACGGGCAGCGGCCAGTTTCTCAGCTATCGTGGTGGCGGAACTGGCTTTCTTGGCTCCGGGGAGTCACGTGAACTGCCCTCCATCATGCAGAACATCAATTCTCTGCCAGGCACTGCAGGGAACCTGACTTACAATGATCCTCCTTTGGACGCCACTGACGTGCGCAATGCCCAGCTATCCGCCAATGCTCTAGCCGCAGCTCGTGCATTGAGCGGTCGTGCCATGGGCACCAGCTACAAGGATGCTCCCATGGATTTCAGCTTCAGTGCCATCGGTGGTACACGCGTGGAAGACTTCATGGGCGGCACCCTCGGTCTCATCGGCGGGGTGACGTATGGTAAAAAATACATCACTGAGGTGGGCATACGCGGCTTCGCCAACATCGGCGCAGGTGTACCGGTGCCGACCCAGGAGTTCTTCTTTGAAAAAGGTTCGGAAAACTTGCTGGCCGGAGCCCTCCTGAGCGCTTCTCTGGAATTCTCACCTGAAAACCAGGTCACCCTCACTTATTTTGGCAACTTCTCTGCCCAGGATGATGCCGTCTTCTCTTACGGTCCGTCCTTGAGTCAGCCGGATTTGCTGATCTTCCGCGAGTTCATGTTCTATACAGAGCGTACTCTCCAGACCCTCCAGCTCAGTGGTGAGCATGTGATGCCAGGCATGGACAATATTAAAATGGACTGGTTGGTCGCCTATAGCGTGTCCTCCCAGAATCAGCCGGACTTGCGCAAATCCAACTATGCTTTCAGCCTGGATCCCGCCGTCAATGCTTACGTCGGCTCGGGAGATCCTGCCCCGCCGGACTTTGAGCGTACCTGGCGTCGTCTGGACGATACCAATTACAACGTGGCGCTCAATTTTGAGATCCCTCTGGATGAAGGTGCCAAAAATGGCGGCACCGGCACCAAGTTTAAATTCGGCGGCAGCTTTGACCACAGCACCCGCGATTACCGCACGGATAACTTCCAGTACACCGGTCTGCCTGATGCCCAGTTGATCGGCACTTACCTCAATCTGGCCCCTGGGCAGCCCCTTCTGAACGGTCCCAGCCCCGACGATAACGACGGGCTGACGCTGGGGGATATCCTCGGCGGAATTGACCTCGTAGACCAAACCCGCGACCCCAACGGCCTGGGCGGATTCCTGGTGCGGGATAATTTCTTTCTCTCACGTGCCTATGATATCCCGGCCCGGGAAGTTTATGAAGCCTCCCAGACCATCCCTGCGGTGTATGGCTCTTTTTCATTCAATCTGAATGACACTTTCGACACCAGCCTGGGCACCCGGCTGGAGGTCACCCGGATGAACATTGCCGTGCAGCGCTTTGGCGATGGCGGCAGCAATTTCGCCAGTGGCAGGTCCGATGATTTCGAAATCAACCGTGCAGACCTCCTGCCTGCCTTTTCCACCCGTTGGAAAATCGCCGACCAGATGGCCATCCGCTCCTCCATCACCCGCACCGTCGCCCGGCCCACGTTCAAGGAAATCGCCCTGGTCTTCTCGCGAGACCCGGAAACAGGAAACTTCTTCGTCGGGAATCCAGATTTGGAGATGTCCTCCATCTTGAACTATGACCTGCGCTGGGAGTGGGATCCGGCTCCAGGGGACCAGTTCGCCGTTTCCCTCTTTGCCAAACAGATCCGCAATCCCATTGAGTTTGTGAACCTGGGCGTCTTTAACACCGCAGAAAACGAGGAAAGCGCCATCCTCTATGGTTTCGAGATCGAGGCCTATAAAAACCTGGGCAGCATCATGGACATCCTTGAAAGCTTCACTCTGGGCTTCAATTACGGCTTCGTTTTATCCAAAGTGGAGCTGAGCCAAAACAGTCAGGAAATCCGTAGGCAGGCAGGTCTCTCGACGGACAGGCCTCTCCAGGGGCAGCCAGATTATACCTTCAACGCCAACCTGACTCATGAGATCAAGGACTGGGGCCTCACCAGCTCCATCTTGCTCAATGTGACTGGCCCGCTTCTCTACACGGTCGGTGGCCGGTTTGAATCCAACCTCACGCCGGACATTTACCAGCGGCCGTTTACCTCCTTGGACCTTGCTTTTTCGAAAAAAATCACGGACAACTGGAGCTTTAACCTACGTGTTTCCAACCTCCTGAACCAACCTCGCGAGCGTTATTTCGATGGGGGGTTGCCATTTTCCGTGACTCAGGTGGGCACCACCTATACCCTGGGCATTACAGGTAAATGGTGA